One Jeotgalicoccus saudimassiliensis DNA window includes the following coding sequences:
- a CDS encoding efflux RND transporter permease subunit, which translates to MKISDFSIRRPKFTIVVMIILMLLGMVSLTRLPLQLMPNIQPPVAAVATTYQGAGPEEVMEDVTKPIESELSSINGLTNISSQSQENSSIVILEFGYDMTIDEVESDITRALESVQLPDQAGDPSFLEFDISMMPSIQMAVTSSGDDIAEYQGQVDNLITALENIEGVASISQNGTVVEEIQVNLDVDALSEGNMSQSDVAGLIEANNISIPNATIVDTEDRTAISTRTISDIDGVETLSELVIADLPGGKTLTLDDIADVSIEEQDSNSITRLNQDNALSIDVMLASDANASNVNSEFNEVLDEKLEEDEFSNLTVETLYDEGEYIDLAINSVYTSLISGAILAMVILFAFLRNLKAPLIIGLAIPFSVITTFALLFFTNISINLMTLGGLALGIGMLVDNSVVVIENIYRHLSMGKNPGKAASDGTKEVASAIIASTLTTAAVFAPVVFVSGLVGQLFTPLAITVVFSLFASLFVALTVVPMIASRILDAPEENIEKVRTERPYMKLLTGFTRWTLQHRLLVMIITVLLMAAGISGVINQGMTLMPESDEGAITIEIEKEQGTIYDDTFETVQLIEDQLEDYPEIEMYLSSVGSLQPMMSMTEETNKASITATLVSQSDRNVTTNEFIGNIEDEMGVLDESADINVIPMSQSGMSSEPNTLMMRVSDGNAERLAESEAIIIEELEADSDIEGVASSREDMVEEMQIRVDRAAARENGLQPAQIGQALYEASNGIMASTVEADDEFMSINVKYPDTYLDSVSNFETLEIPNAEGEYVAVSEVATLEEAEMLPLITRNDQEETSELTVTYSSDMSLNEAGTYVEDIVAGADFSEDTHYSVGGDLEMLGDAIPQMLLAIVLGVVFIYLVMVAQFESFRHPFIVIMAMPLSIVGVMAALVLTDSPLSVVSFVGIIMLLGIVVNNSILLVDYTNQQKEKGIPTIEALEISVQHRFRPIIITALTTALGMLPLAMGIGEGGEMIAPMGTVVIGGLVSSTFFTLFVIPIFYSYIDKETRNMHKKYMTPEGEIITQKDIDAEKRKEAQTEQMNVNEVNEEEEERNYIDEMQRLIDKMKNNSNRK; encoded by the coding sequence ATGAAAATATCGGATTTTTCCATACGACGTCCCAAGTTTACAATCGTCGTTATGATAATACTTATGCTGCTTGGAATGGTGTCATTAACAAGACTGCCGCTGCAGCTAATGCCGAACATTCAGCCGCCTGTTGCGGCAGTGGCTACTACGTATCAGGGGGCAGGGCCTGAAGAAGTAATGGAGGATGTCACAAAACCGATTGAGTCGGAATTGTCATCCATAAACGGCCTGACAAATATATCATCTCAATCACAGGAGAACTCCTCCATTGTTATTTTGGAATTCGGCTATGATATGACGATTGATGAAGTGGAAAGTGACATTACAAGAGCGCTTGAGAGTGTTCAGCTGCCGGATCAGGCTGGAGACCCGTCATTCCTTGAATTTGATATTTCCATGATGCCGAGTATCCAAATGGCCGTCACATCGAGTGGTGATGATATCGCTGAATATCAGGGACAGGTAGATAATTTAATTACTGCACTTGAGAATATTGAAGGTGTTGCATCGATTTCACAAAACGGTACGGTTGTTGAGGAAATACAGGTTAATCTCGATGTAGATGCCCTGTCGGAAGGGAATATGAGCCAGAGCGATGTTGCCGGGCTGATTGAGGCAAACAACATCTCGATACCGAATGCCACAATTGTCGATACCGAAGACCGTACTGCCATCTCGACACGTACAATAAGCGATATCGACGGTGTTGAAACACTAAGTGAGCTGGTCATTGCCGACCTTCCCGGAGGTAAAACGCTGACACTTGATGATATTGCAGACGTCTCCATAGAAGAACAGGACAGCAACTCGATTACGAGACTCAACCAGGATAATGCACTTTCTATTGATGTAATGCTTGCATCAGATGCCAATGCATCGAACGTTAACAGCGAATTCAATGAGGTACTTGATGAAAAACTGGAAGAAGATGAATTCAGCAACTTAACCGTTGAAACGCTGTACGATGAAGGTGAATATATCGATCTCGCGATTAACAGTGTATACACTTCTCTGATTTCCGGAGCAATACTTGCAATGGTTATTCTGTTTGCATTCCTGCGCAACTTAAAAGCACCGTTAATAATCGGACTGGCTATACCATTCTCGGTTATCACAACGTTTGCACTGCTCTTCTTTACAAATATAAGTATTAACTTAATGACACTTGGCGGACTGGCACTCGGTATCGGGATGCTTGTCGATAACTCTGTTGTTGTAATAGAAAATATATACCGTCATCTGTCAATGGGTAAAAATCCGGGGAAAGCAGCAAGTGACGGAACGAAAGAAGTCGCCTCTGCAATTATTGCATCAACACTGACAACTGCAGCCGTATTTGCTCCTGTGGTTTTCGTCAGCGGCCTTGTCGGCCAGCTGTTTACACCACTGGCGATTACTGTCGTATTCAGTCTCTTTGCATCACTGTTCGTCGCATTGACAGTTGTGCCGATGATTGCGAGCCGCATACTGGATGCGCCTGAGGAGAATATAGAAAAGGTCCGTACTGAAAGACCATATATGAAACTGCTGACAGGATTTACACGCTGGACTCTGCAGCACCGCCTGCTTGTAATGATTATTACTGTACTGCTTATGGCGGCAGGTATTTCAGGTGTCATCAATCAGGGTATGACATTAATGCCTGAAAGTGATGAAGGCGCGATTACTATTGAAATAGAAAAAGAACAGGGTACGATTTATGATGATACTTTTGAAACAGTTCAGCTTATCGAAGATCAGCTTGAAGACTATCCTGAAATTGAAATGTATCTGAGCAGCGTCGGATCACTCCAGCCGATGATGTCGATGACAGAAGAAACTAACAAAGCGAGTATTACAGCAACGCTGGTCAGTCAGTCTGACCGAAATGTAACTACAAATGAATTTATCGGCAATATAGAAGATGAGATGGGGGTATTGGATGAATCAGCAGATATTAATGTGATTCCGATGTCGCAGTCCGGTATGAGCTCGGAACCGAATACTCTGATGATGAGAGTGTCTGACGGCAACGCAGAGCGACTAGCTGAATCCGAGGCAATTATTATTGAGGAACTTGAAGCAGACAGCGATATTGAAGGTGTTGCTTCGAGCAGAGAAGACATGGTGGAAGAAATGCAGATCAGGGTCGACCGTGCAGCTGCACGGGAGAACGGTCTGCAGCCTGCACAAATAGGTCAGGCATTGTACGAAGCATCAAATGGTATCATGGCCTCAACTGTTGAAGCGGATGATGAGTTCATGTCCATCAACGTGAAATATCCGGATACGTACCTTGACAGCGTGTCGAATTTTGAAACACTTGAGATTCCGAATGCTGAGGGTGAATACGTGGCGGTCAGTGAAGTTGCAACACTTGAAGAGGCGGAAATGCTGCCGTTAATTACGCGCAACGACCAGGAAGAAACAAGTGAACTGACAGTAACTTATTCTTCAGATATGTCTCTTAATGAAGCAGGCACATACGTCGAAGATATCGTTGCAGGCGCAGACTTCAGTGAAGATACTCACTATTCTGTAGGGGGAGATCTTGAAATGCTTGGGGATGCGATTCCTCAAATGCTGCTCGCAATCGTCTTAGGTGTAGTATTTATCTACCTGGTCATGGTTGCACAGTTTGAATCGTTTAGACATCCGTTTATCGTTATTATGGCAATGCCGTTAAGTATTGTCGGTGTCATGGCGGCACTGGTACTTACAGACAGCCCGTTAAGCGTTGTGTCATTCGTCGGTATTATAATGCTGCTCGGGATAGTGGTCAACAACTCCATACTGCTTGTCGACTATACGAATCAGCAGAAAGAAAAAGGTATTCCGACAATTGAAGCGCTCGAAATCAGTGTTCAGCACCGTTTCCGTCCGATTATTATTACAGCACTGACAACAGCGCTTGGTATGCTACCGCTGGCAATGGGTATCGGTGAAGGCGGAGAGATGATTGCACCTATGGGGACAGTAGTCATCGGTGGACTCGTCAGCAGTACGTTCTTTACACTGTTTGTAATTCCGATCTTTTACAGCTATATCGACAAAGAAACACGCAACATGCATAAGAAGTATATGACGCCTGAAGGCGAAATCATTACTCAAAAAGATATCGATGCTGAAAAACGTAAAGAAGCACAGACAGAACAGATGAATGTTAATGAAGTGAATGAAGAAGAAGAGGAAAGAAATTATATCGATGAGATGCAAAGACTAATCGATAAAATGAAAAATAATAGCAATAGAAAATGA
- a CDS encoding dihydrofolate reductase: MLAYVWAEDENRLIGKGDALPWRLPADVAFFKKITMRGDIVTGRKTYETIPNRPLPGRKNIVLTTRQDYEAPGAIVVHSKEEILELERNGDEDLYIIGGAVLFKMFEDEVDELYRTVIHKTFDGDTYFDENFDYSKFELVETEKGIVDDKNIYEHTFELWKRK, translated from the coding sequence ATGCTCGCTTATGTTTGGGCTGAAGATGAGAACAGACTGATTGGTAAAGGTGATGCACTGCCGTGGCGCCTGCCTGCAGATGTGGCCTTTTTTAAAAAAATTACAATGCGCGGAGATATCGTCACGGGACGTAAGACTTATGAAACAATTCCGAACAGGCCCCTTCCAGGCCGGAAGAATATCGTGCTGACAACCCGGCAGGATTACGAGGCACCGGGTGCGATTGTTGTGCATTCAAAAGAAGAAATTCTCGAGCTTGAGAGAAACGGCGATGAAGACCTTTATATTATCGGCGGTGCGGTACTGTTTAAAATGTTTGAAGATGAAGTCGATGAATTATACCGGACGGTCATTCATAAAACATTCGATGGCGATACGTACTTCGATGAGAATTTTGACTACAGTAAATTTGAACTGGTTGAAACAGAAAAAGGTATCGTTGATGATAAAAATATATATGAGCATACATTTGAATTATGGAAAAGGAAATAA